A window from Lactiplantibacillus pentosus encodes these proteins:
- the era gene encoding GTPase Era, protein MAEQQAFHSGFVAIIGRPNVGKSTLLNRVVGQKVAIMSDKAQTTRNRIQGIYTTADTQMVFIDTPGIHKPHSRLGDFMVKSALSTLGEVDAVLFMINADERRGAGDNFIIDRLKNVKQPIYLVINKIDQVHPDHLLEIMDQYKDALPWKEVYPISALEGNNVDELLATLKKQLPEGPQYYPSDQVTDHPERFIISELIREKVLELTRQEVPHSTAVVIDSIKRQDEEKIHVQATIIIERSSQKGIIIGKGGSMLKKIGSMARRDIEHLLGDKVYLELWVKVQENWKDRQDLLASYGYRQDDY, encoded by the coding sequence ATGGCAGAACAACAAGCATTTCATTCCGGTTTTGTGGCGATTATTGGTCGTCCGAATGTCGGTAAATCAACGTTACTTAACCGGGTCGTGGGCCAAAAGGTCGCAATCATGTCTGATAAGGCCCAAACAACGCGGAATCGGATTCAAGGCATTTACACCACTGCAGACACGCAGATGGTCTTTATTGACACGCCCGGCATTCACAAGCCGCACAGTCGCTTAGGGGATTTCATGGTCAAGTCGGCGCTATCAACATTAGGTGAAGTCGACGCCGTGCTCTTCATGATCAACGCGGACGAACGCCGTGGTGCCGGTGATAACTTTATTATTGACCGTTTAAAAAATGTCAAACAGCCAATTTATTTGGTGATTAATAAAATCGACCAAGTCCATCCTGACCACTTACTAGAGATCATGGATCAGTACAAGGATGCGTTGCCGTGGAAAGAAGTTTATCCAATTTCGGCCTTGGAAGGTAACAATGTTGATGAACTGTTAGCGACCCTGAAAAAGCAGTTGCCAGAAGGTCCGCAATACTATCCTTCTGACCAAGTGACGGACCATCCCGAACGCTTCATTATTTCGGAGTTGATTCGTGAAAAAGTCCTAGAATTGACGCGCCAAGAAGTGCCACATTCAACTGCTGTCGTGATTGATTCGATCAAACGGCAGGACGAAGAAAAGATTCACGTTCAAGCGACGATTATTATCGAACGGTCCTCACAAAAAGGCATTATCATCGGTAAAGGTGGTAGCATGCTGAAGAAGATCGGCTCGATGGCGCGCCGTGATATCGAACACTTGCTTGGAGACAAGGTCTACCTTGAATTATGGGTGAAGGTCCAAGAGAATTGGAAGGACCGGCAAGACTTGCTGGCAAGCTACGGCTACCGGCAAGATGACTACTAG
- the ybeY gene encoding rRNA maturation RNase YbeY, whose translation MDLELYDQTSAGAQPEQLQLIRDLIDLAGKTLKLRDDTEVSVTLMNNDDIQKINEQYRGVDRPTDVISFAMHDDDDDDLIVMDPELAAELPLNLGDIMISVDKVSEQAAFLQHSEARELGYLVVHGFLHLNGYDHLQPADETEMFTLQRQILDAYGLEK comes from the coding sequence ATGGACTTAGAATTATATGATCAAACCTCAGCGGGCGCCCAGCCAGAACAATTACAACTCATTCGTGATTTAATTGATTTGGCCGGCAAAACGTTAAAATTACGGGACGATACGGAAGTTTCCGTGACGCTAATGAATAATGATGACATTCAAAAAATTAATGAACAGTATCGGGGCGTTGACCGCCCGACCGACGTCATTAGTTTTGCAATGCACGACGACGATGATGACGACTTGATCGTGATGGATCCGGAGCTGGCAGCAGAACTGCCGTTAAACCTGGGTGATATCATGATTTCCGTTGATAAGGTCAGTGAACAGGCCGCCTTTTTGCAACATTCCGAAGCCCGTGAATTAGGGTACTTAGTGGTTCACGGCTTTTTGCATTTAAATGGCTACGACCATCTACAGCCAGCGGATGAAACTGAAATGTTCACACTACAACGGCAGATTTTGGATGCTTATGGGCTCGAAAAATAG
- a CDS encoding PhoH family protein, with protein MFLTENSKYEQKFLIADPAQSVALLGPEDAHLALLEDGLHVQLHVFGDQMTISSDDEAAVHNTQAVLDNLTSLIKQGIQIGAPDVISAIKMVNRGTLDYFKDLYSETLIKDNRGRPIRVKNFGQRQYVQAVAKSDITFGIGPAGTGKTYLAVVMAIAALKRGDVEKLILTRPAVEAGESLGFLPGDLKEKVDPYLRPIYDALYDIYGAEHTQRLMDRGIIEIAPLAYMRGRTLDHAFVILDEAQNTTNAQMKMFLTRLGFGAKMIVNGDISQIDLPRHTKSGLIQAEQILSGISNISFVKFTADDVVRNPVVAKIITAYDKVEQR; from the coding sequence ATGTTTTTGACCGAAAACTCAAAATATGAACAAAAATTTCTCATTGCTGATCCAGCCCAATCAGTGGCACTGTTAGGACCTGAGGATGCCCACCTTGCATTACTAGAGGACGGGTTGCATGTCCAATTACACGTGTTCGGTGATCAGATGACGATTAGTAGTGATGATGAAGCAGCCGTTCATAACACACAAGCAGTCCTAGATAATTTAACGAGTTTAATTAAACAAGGCATTCAAATCGGTGCGCCGGATGTGATTAGTGCCATCAAGATGGTGAACCGCGGGACCTTAGATTATTTTAAAGACCTCTATTCAGAGACGTTGATTAAAGATAATCGGGGCCGACCGATTCGCGTGAAGAATTTTGGCCAACGGCAGTACGTGCAAGCGGTGGCCAAGAGCGATATCACCTTTGGCATTGGCCCAGCCGGGACCGGGAAGACTTACTTGGCGGTCGTCATGGCCATTGCTGCTTTAAAACGAGGCGACGTTGAGAAGTTGATTTTGACACGGCCAGCTGTTGAAGCGGGTGAAAGTCTGGGATTCTTACCTGGTGATCTGAAAGAAAAGGTCGATCCTTATTTACGGCCAATTTACGATGCGTTGTATGATATTTACGGTGCTGAGCATACCCAACGGTTGATGGATCGCGGTATTATCGAAATTGCACCGCTTGCTTACATGCGGGGGCGGACGCTGGATCATGCGTTTGTTATTTTGGACGAAGCGCAAAATACGACTAATGCGCAAATGAAGATGTTTTTGACCCGCTTAGGATTCGGGGCTAAGATGATCGTCAATGGCGACATTTCTCAAATCGACTTGCCACGTCACACCAAGAGTGGCTTGATTCAAGCTGAGCAAATTTTGAGTGGTATCAGTAATATTTCATTTGTGAAGTTTACGGCGGATGATGTGGTCAGAAATCCAGTCGTCGCTAAAATCATCACCGCATATGATAAGGTGGAACAACGGTAG
- the glyS gene encoding glycine--tRNA ligase subunit beta has translation MAKTYLLEIGLEEMPAHVVTPSVLQLKERMTKFLTDARLDFEDIKTFSTPRRLTVQVLGLADKQADVKKEVRGPAKKIAQDADGNWTKAAIGFSKGQGASTDDIVFKDVKGTPYVFVQTFKAGKTAAEVLTAGIKDVITKMNFPTMMKWSTFSFKYIRPIRWIVSLLDDAIVPVEILDVTADRVSRGHRFLGHDVEIATALDYEDDLASVQVIADADKRKAKIREQIADLAQAHDWQIKVNEDLLEEVNNLVEFPTAFAGDFDTKYLTIPDEVLITSMRDHQRFFYVTDADDNLLPHFVSVRNGNTDHLENVALGNQKVLTARLEDAAFFYHEDQQHSIQEYVERLKKVSFHDKIGTMYEKMQRVMVISAFLADRFGLTETEKNQLHRAAQIYKFDLVTGMVGEFPELQGVMGDKYAVLKGEDPVVGQAIREHYMPISADGDLPKSKVGAVLAIADKVDSISSFFAVGLTPSGSNDPFALRRQAFGIVRIVRDQGWDFPIRQIETAIQKELAANDATYNLDFAKQTAPVADFLTDRVKQWFSNHKLRYDIVDTVIKGSRQDIREMFKAADVLNAHQDDPQFKDTIEAFTRLLRITAKAKLDAGDLTVDPSLFENDAEQKLYDAVEDLKQKVTSTMSMEDRFTALASLRPLIVDYFEQTMVMSKDEQVRDNHLKQLLTIAQMVNVMGDLNQLVVK, from the coding sequence ATGGCGAAAACTTATTTATTAGAAATCGGTTTGGAAGAAATGCCGGCCCACGTCGTTACACCGAGTGTGTTACAACTTAAGGAACGCATGACCAAGTTTTTGACCGACGCACGGCTTGATTTTGAAGACATCAAAACTTTTTCAACCCCACGGCGCTTGACGGTTCAAGTGTTAGGATTGGCTGATAAGCAGGCGGATGTGAAAAAAGAAGTCCGCGGTCCGGCTAAAAAGATTGCCCAGGATGCAGATGGCAACTGGACCAAAGCTGCGATTGGTTTCTCTAAGGGTCAAGGTGCTTCGACGGACGATATCGTCTTCAAAGATGTTAAAGGTACCCCATATGTCTTCGTTCAAACTTTCAAGGCGGGCAAGACGGCCGCAGAAGTGCTGACTGCAGGTATCAAGGATGTCATCACTAAGATGAACTTCCCAACGATGATGAAGTGGTCGACGTTTAGTTTCAAATACATTCGGCCCATTCGGTGGATTGTTTCATTGTTAGATGATGCGATCGTGCCGGTTGAAATTTTGGATGTCACCGCTGACCGGGTCTCCCGTGGCCATCGTTTCTTGGGCCACGACGTTGAAATTGCGACGGCGCTGGATTACGAAGATGACTTAGCGAGCGTACAAGTCATTGCGGATGCTGACAAGCGTAAGGCCAAGATTCGTGAACAAATTGCCGATTTGGCACAAGCCCACGATTGGCAGATCAAAGTTAACGAAGATTTGTTGGAAGAAGTTAACAACTTAGTTGAATTTCCAACGGCCTTCGCCGGTGATTTTGATACCAAGTACTTGACGATTCCAGATGAAGTCTTGATCACGTCAATGCGTGACCACCAACGCTTCTTCTACGTCACGGATGCGGACGATAACTTGTTACCACACTTTGTTTCGGTTCGAAATGGGAACACGGATCACCTTGAAAACGTGGCGTTAGGTAACCAAAAAGTCTTAACGGCGCGGCTGGAAGATGCAGCCTTCTTCTATCATGAAGACCAGCAACACTCGATTCAAGAATACGTGGAACGACTCAAGAAGGTCAGCTTCCATGACAAGATCGGGACGATGTACGAAAAGATGCAACGGGTCATGGTTATTAGTGCCTTCTTAGCTGACCGGTTTGGATTGACTGAAACTGAAAAGAACCAGTTGCATCGTGCTGCCCAGATTTACAAGTTTGACTTAGTGACTGGCATGGTCGGCGAATTCCCTGAATTGCAAGGGGTCATGGGCGATAAGTACGCCGTGCTCAAGGGCGAAGATCCAGTCGTTGGCCAAGCGATTCGCGAACATTACATGCCAATTAGTGCGGATGGCGACTTGCCAAAATCCAAGGTTGGGGCTGTGCTTGCGATTGCCGACAAGGTTGATTCAATTTCAAGTTTCTTCGCTGTTGGTTTAACCCCAAGTGGGTCAAATGATCCGTTTGCATTGCGTCGTCAGGCCTTTGGAATCGTTCGGATCGTTCGTGACCAAGGTTGGGACTTTCCAATTCGTCAAATCGAAACAGCTATTCAAAAAGAATTGGCTGCTAATGATGCGACCTATAATCTGGACTTTGCTAAGCAAACGGCACCGGTCGCTGATTTCTTAACGGACCGGGTCAAGCAATGGTTTAGTAATCACAAGTTGCGTTACGATATTGTGGATACGGTCATTAAGGGGAGCCGCCAAGACATTCGTGAAATGTTCAAGGCAGCTGACGTCTTAAATGCGCATCAAGATGATCCACAATTCAAGGATACGATTGAAGCCTTTACACGGTTGCTACGGATCACGGCTAAGGCGAAGTTGGATGCTGGCGATTTGACGGTCGATCCAAGCTTGTTTGAAAATGACGCGGAACAAAAGTTGTATGATGCCGTTGAAGACTTGAAACAAAAAGTAACTTCAACGATGTCCATGGAGGACCGGTTCACGGCATTAGCCAGTTTACGGCCGCTAATCGTGGATTACTTCGAACAAACGATGGTCATGAGCAAGGACGAACAAGTTCGTGATAATCACTTGAAACAGCTCTTGACGATTGCACAAATGGTCAATGTCATGGGTGACTTGAACCAATTAGTTGTGAAATAA
- a CDS encoding GatB/YqeY domain-containing protein: MSLLDTLNGDLKAAMKARDKQTLSVIRMLKSAVMNEQINAGHDLTTDEEVSVLSRELKQRRESLSEFENAGRQDLADGVKAEIAIVEKYMPKQLSDEEVQQIVADTIKQVGATGKGDFGKVMGAVMPKLKGQADGKLINQTVKSLLN; the protein is encoded by the coding sequence ATGAGTTTATTAGATACGCTCAATGGTGATCTGAAAGCTGCGATGAAGGCGCGCGATAAGCAAACCCTCAGCGTGATACGGATGCTTAAGTCAGCGGTAATGAATGAACAAATTAACGCTGGCCATGATTTAACGACTGATGAAGAAGTGAGCGTGTTATCACGTGAACTGAAGCAACGGCGCGAATCATTAAGTGAATTCGAAAATGCGGGTCGTCAGGATTTAGCTGACGGCGTTAAAGCAGAAATTGCAATTGTTGAGAAGTATATGCCAAAACAATTGTCGGACGAAGAAGTTCAACAGATTGTAGCGGATACTATCAAGCAAGTCGGAGCAACCGGTAAAGGTGACTTCGGTAAGGTGATGGGGGCCGTTATGCCAAAGCTTAAAGGCCAGGCAGATGGCAAGCTGATCAACCAAACAGTTAAATCATTATTGAATTAA
- a CDS encoding pyruvate, water dikinase regulatory protein — MSAIKVFILSDSIGETAHNVALAAAAQFSDYEIRYQRFPFVRTDSLLQTVLAQALKEHAAIFHTFVDRRLSQVVNHYCEAHDLPYYDVITPALDTFSQITHVQPSNHPGTVHALNTNYFDRINAIEFAVTYDDGKNPSGFLEADVVLLGVSRTSKTPLSLYLANRNLKVANLPLVPQAQIPDEIWKVDPKKIFGLTNDPDKLNDIRRQRMVQYGLNPDTMYSNTDKIKAELDYADKIFKKIGCLVINVANKSIEETATLITESLNTDGTGEN, encoded by the coding sequence ATGTCAGCAATTAAAGTCTTTATTTTATCAGATTCCATCGGTGAGACGGCGCATAACGTGGCACTCGCCGCAGCGGCCCAATTTTCAGACTATGAAATTCGTTATCAACGTTTTCCATTTGTCCGGACCGACTCGCTACTACAAACGGTGCTCGCCCAAGCACTCAAGGAACATGCAGCTATCTTTCACACCTTCGTGGACCGGCGCTTGAGCCAAGTCGTTAACCACTACTGCGAAGCACATGACTTGCCCTACTATGACGTCATCACGCCCGCGCTAGACACGTTCTCACAAATCACACACGTTCAGCCGTCGAATCATCCTGGGACGGTCCACGCGCTCAACACGAATTATTTTGACCGGATCAACGCGATTGAATTTGCCGTGACCTATGATGATGGTAAGAATCCGAGTGGCTTTCTGGAAGCCGACGTGGTCTTATTAGGGGTTTCACGGACTTCTAAGACACCACTATCATTATACTTGGCCAACCGAAACTTAAAAGTTGCCAACTTACCGCTCGTGCCACAAGCCCAAATTCCCGACGAAATCTGGAAAGTGGATCCGAAGAAGATTTTTGGTTTGACTAACGATCCCGACAAATTAAATGATATTCGACGTCAGCGGATGGTCCAATACGGCTTGAATCCCGATACGATGTATTCCAATACCGATAAAATCAAAGCTGAATTGGACTACGCCGATAAAATCTTCAAAAAAATTGGTTGCCTCGTAATCAACGTTGCCAACAAGTCGATTGAAGAGACCGCTACCTTGATTACTGAAAGTCTAAACACTGATGGCACTGGTGAAAATTAG
- a CDS encoding deoxyribonuclease IV has protein sequence MLRLGSHVSMKAPDMLLGSANEAVSYGANTFMIYTGAPQNTRRKPIEELKIDEAQPVIAANDLQQIVVHAPYIVNLGNTKKPGYFEFATEFLYQEIQRADAVGATQLTLHPGAHIGAGPDAAIAQIVKGLNTVIRPEQHVQIALETMAGKGTEVGRTFEELAQMIDGVTYNEKLSVTFDTCHTSDAGYAIKDDFDGVLNEFDHVIGLDRLGVVHLNDSKNPQGAHKDRHTNIGMGTIGFDALNYVAHHPQLEAVSKILETPYVGEDKKHQLPPYKYEIAMLRAGQFNAHLIEDIEAQR, from the coding sequence ATGTTGAGATTAGGGTCACACGTTTCGATGAAGGCACCCGACATGTTACTGGGGTCAGCCAACGAAGCAGTGAGTTATGGGGCCAACACGTTCATGATTTATACGGGTGCACCTCAAAACACCCGGCGTAAGCCGATTGAAGAGTTGAAGATTGACGAGGCACAGCCGGTGATTGCGGCCAATGATTTGCAGCAAATCGTGGTCCACGCGCCGTACATTGTTAATCTCGGTAACACGAAGAAGCCCGGATATTTTGAATTTGCGACGGAATTTCTCTACCAAGAAATTCAACGGGCCGATGCGGTTGGCGCGACACAACTGACCTTGCATCCCGGAGCCCACATTGGCGCGGGACCGGACGCAGCCATCGCCCAAATCGTTAAGGGACTCAACACCGTGATTCGGCCAGAACAACACGTACAAATTGCGCTGGAAACAATGGCTGGTAAGGGAACCGAGGTTGGTCGGACGTTTGAAGAGTTGGCGCAAATGATCGATGGCGTGACTTATAATGAAAAATTATCGGTAACGTTTGATACTTGTCACACGAGTGATGCCGGCTATGCCATCAAGGACGACTTTGACGGTGTCTTGAATGAATTTGATCACGTCATCGGGTTAGACCGGCTGGGCGTGGTCCATCTGAATGATTCCAAAAATCCCCAAGGGGCGCACAAAGACCGCCATACGAATATTGGGATGGGGACGATCGGATTTGATGCGCTCAATTATGTCGCCCATCATCCACAACTGGAAGCAGTCAGCAAGATTTTGGAAACACCGTATGTCGGTGAAGATAAGAAACATCAGCTACCGCCGTATAAATATGAAATCGCGATGCTTCGGGCGGGCCAATTTAATGCCCATTTGATTGAAGATATTGAAGCACAACGTTAA
- a CDS encoding diacylglycerol kinase family protein, whose protein sequence is MGSKNRPDRLQVGKNHSFWQSWLHAWNGLKTVVIEERNMRTHLVLGAVALIAGWWVRLTVNEWLWLALAIFLVMLCEINNTIAENLSDMITGPRFSPQAKKIKDIAAGAVVFAAAFAVLVGLILFAPKLWLVLSHWLG, encoded by the coding sequence ATGGGCTCGAAAAATAGACCAGACCGGCTTCAGGTTGGGAAAAACCATTCATTTTGGCAATCGTGGTTACATGCTTGGAATGGGCTCAAAACGGTTGTGATTGAAGAACGGAATATGCGGACACACCTAGTATTGGGCGCTGTTGCGTTGATTGCTGGCTGGTGGGTTCGCTTGACCGTCAACGAGTGGTTATGGCTGGCGCTCGCCATCTTTTTAGTGATGCTCTGTGAGATCAACAATACGATTGCTGAGAATCTCTCAGATATGATTACAGGCCCAAGGTTTAGTCCGCAAGCGAAAAAAATTAAAGATATCGCGGCTGGCGCAGTTGTCTTTGCGGCTGCGTTTGCCGTGCTCGTCGGTTTGATACTCTTTGCGCCCAAACTTTGGCTGGTGCTCAGTCACTGGCTCGGCTGA
- the glyQ gene encoding glycine--tRNA ligase subunit alpha: protein MSKKLSVQEIILTLQKFWSDQGCMLMQSYDTEKGAGTMSPYTFLRAIGPEPWNAAYVEPSRRPADGRYGENPNRLYQHHQFQVVMKPSPENIQDLYLQSLEQLGINPLEHDIRFVEDNWENPSMGCAGVGWEVWLDGMEISQFTYFQQVGGLEVDPVTSEITYGLERLSSYIQDVNSVFDLEWGDGVKYGDIFLEPEFENSKYAFEESNEDLLLMLFDEYEKEAKRQIKNGLVHPAYDYCLKCSHTFNLMDARGMVSVTERAGYLDRIRNMAKSIAKEFVAQREKRGFPLLKHAQEETK from the coding sequence ATGAGCAAAAAGTTATCAGTGCAAGAGATCATCTTGACCTTGCAGAAGTTTTGGTCAGATCAAGGCTGCATGTTAATGCAATCTTACGATACAGAAAAAGGGGCCGGAACGATGAGCCCGTATACGTTCTTACGTGCAATCGGTCCGGAACCATGGAACGCTGCTTACGTGGAACCATCCCGGCGGCCAGCTGATGGTCGTTACGGGGAAAACCCGAACCGTTTGTATCAACATCACCAATTCCAAGTGGTCATGAAGCCTTCACCAGAAAACATTCAGGACTTATATTTACAAAGTCTAGAACAACTGGGCATCAACCCGCTCGAACATGATATTCGTTTCGTGGAAGATAACTGGGAAAACCCATCCATGGGTTGTGCCGGTGTTGGTTGGGAAGTTTGGTTGGACGGAATGGAAATCAGCCAATTCACGTACTTCCAACAAGTCGGTGGCTTAGAAGTGGATCCGGTCACTTCTGAAATCACCTATGGTTTGGAACGGCTTTCTTCCTACATTCAGGATGTCAACTCCGTGTTCGACCTGGAATGGGGCGACGGCGTTAAGTATGGCGATATCTTCTTGGAACCAGAGTTTGAAAATTCCAAGTACGCCTTTGAAGAAAGCAATGAAGATTTATTGTTAATGTTATTTGATGAATATGAAAAGGAAGCCAAGCGCCAAATCAAAAATGGGCTGGTTCATCCAGCGTATGACTACTGTCTCAAGTGCAGCCACACCTTCAACTTGATGGATGCGCGTGGTATGGTTTCAGTGACGGAACGGGCTGGCTACTTGGACCGAATTCGGAACATGGCGAAGTCGATTGCCAAGGAATTTGTGGCTCAACGTGAAAAACGTGGCTTCCCATTATTAAAACACGCACAGGAGGAGACGAAATAA
- a CDS encoding SDR family oxidoreductase codes for MTLNKQRVLIVGGTSGFGLEIARQALQAGAQVHLIGHTAEHVQAACTTLAALDRVTGTALDAQDHDQLTAFFTAQSQFDHIVSMLGGAMGGGFLDNSVAAIRKTIEDKFFANLQLAQLASQHLALHGSLIMTSGAGGRPDNASGAIVGNQAINTLVAGLAVEMGPDHRVNAVAPTWTPTGLWRGLSADQLSAQTAAASQGNPLKRVATPAEVASAYVYLMQNQFVTGQVLHVDGGVDLL; via the coding sequence ATGACACTTAACAAACAACGCGTCTTAATCGTCGGCGGAACGTCTGGGTTTGGATTAGAAATCGCGCGGCAAGCGCTGCAAGCGGGTGCGCAAGTTCATCTGATTGGGCATACAGCTGAGCATGTTCAAGCTGCTTGTACGACGTTGGCAGCACTGGACCGCGTCACGGGAACTGCTTTGGATGCACAGGATCACGACCAATTGACGGCGTTCTTCACTGCACAATCACAGTTTGACCATATCGTTTCCATGCTTGGTGGGGCCATGGGTGGCGGCTTCTTAGATAATTCAGTCGCGGCAATTCGTAAAACGATTGAAGACAAGTTCTTCGCAAATTTACAACTGGCCCAGTTGGCTAGCCAGCACTTGGCGCTGCATGGCAGTCTCATCATGACTTCTGGGGCGGGTGGTCGACCGGATAACGCTTCTGGCGCCATTGTTGGGAATCAGGCCATCAATACGCTGGTGGCTGGGTTAGCCGTTGAGATGGGCCCAGACCACCGCGTTAACGCCGTGGCACCAACATGGACGCCGACCGGGCTTTGGCGTGGATTATCAGCTGACCAGTTATCGGCTCAGACTGCCGCGGCTAGTCAGGGCAATCCTTTGAAACGGGTGGCCACGCCAGCTGAAGTCGCTTCCGCCTATGTGTATTTGATGCAGAACCAGTTTGTGACGGGCCAAGTCTTACATGTTGATGGTGGCGTCGACTTGCTTTAG
- the recO gene encoding DNA repair protein RecO, with the protein MAQQMVTNFNGILLFRRDYRERDMLIKFLTAEYGKKMFFIRGARRRGFKMAAELLPFTMGEYVGDLRDQGLSYINSVKHVQYFEHISQDIALNAYATYVMNLIDVAFPDNEPVGRWYQQLTSALQLIDADVAPALVANVIEIQLLAPFGVAPELRWCTVCGRTDLPLDYSESYGGLLCQQHWHLDPHRLHASAAAIFYLRKFSVLDLAKVHSIKVKPRTAAELRRILDEIYQNSVGVRLKSKRFIDQMSSWYRPLTPRKSED; encoded by the coding sequence ATGGCCCAACAGATGGTCACAAATTTTAATGGTATTTTACTTTTTCGACGCGACTACCGCGAACGTGATATGCTCATCAAGTTTTTGACGGCCGAATATGGCAAGAAGATGTTCTTCATTCGTGGCGCCCGTCGTCGTGGGTTTAAAATGGCCGCAGAGCTCTTGCCCTTTACCATGGGTGAGTATGTCGGTGACTTGCGTGATCAGGGGCTGTCGTATATTAATAGCGTCAAGCACGTCCAGTATTTTGAGCATATTAGCCAAGATATTGCACTCAACGCTTATGCCACCTATGTCATGAACTTGATTGATGTTGCGTTTCCGGATAATGAACCGGTGGGGCGCTGGTACCAACAATTGACTAGTGCGCTACAATTGATTGACGCAGATGTCGCGCCAGCCTTGGTCGCCAATGTGATTGAAATCCAATTATTGGCGCCATTTGGAGTCGCTCCGGAACTACGCTGGTGCACGGTCTGTGGCCGTACCGACTTACCACTGGATTATTCTGAAAGCTATGGTGGCCTGTTATGTCAGCAACATTGGCATCTGGACCCGCACCGCTTGCATGCGAGTGCGGCAGCCATTTTTTACTTGCGGAAGTTCTCGGTATTAGATTTAGCTAAAGTCCATTCAATTAAGGTCAAGCCACGGACAGCGGCAGAGTTGCGCCGGATTTTAGATGAAATTTATCAGAACTCAGTCGGTGTGCGGTTGAAGTCCAAACGTTTCATTGATCAGATGAGCAGTTGGTATCGACCACTCACGCCGCGCAAGAGTGAGGATTGA
- the rpsU gene encoding 30S ribosomal protein S21 yields MAKTVVRKNESLDDALRRFKRTVSKSGTLQEYRKREFYEKPSVKKKLKSEAARKRKNRRRFK; encoded by the coding sequence ATGGCAAAAACAGTCGTTCGTAAAAACGAATCTCTTGATGATGCTCTTCGTCGCTTTAAACGTACCGTTTCAAAAAGTGGTACTTTACAAGAATACCGCAAACGGGAATTCTACGAGAAACCAAGTGTGAAGAAGAAGTTAAAATCTGAAGCAGCACGTAAGCGTAAGAACCGTCGTCGTTTCAAGTAA